One window of Gammaproteobacteria bacterium genomic DNA carries:
- a CDS encoding nucleotidyl transferase AbiEii/AbiGii toxin family protein, with product MIDLIQKRLAEYKAASLIEEENALKEIVQEIILFALWRADFFEVAAFQGGTSLRILHGLNRFSEDIDFILREPNPGFRWQPYLENIAKTCEEFGIAPEVLDRQHMDQHVKAALIKDTSIANQLNLSFFNNQRGKKLTIKLEIDANPPRGSGFEFTYLDFPVDYEVCHQDLGSNFALKTHALLCRPYIKGRDWYDFNWYVAQGITPKLELLKNALFQYGPWQGQNLNVDREWLVKTLGEKIAAINWLDAAEDVERFLKPVEQKSLTLWSEKFFVNKLHQLAAY from the coding sequence ATGATTGACCTGATTCAAAAGCGCTTGGCGGAATACAAAGCGGCCAGCCTCATTGAGGAAGAAAATGCGCTCAAGGAGATTGTGCAGGAGATTATTTTGTTCGCCTTGTGGCGCGCGGATTTTTTTGAAGTGGCGGCCTTTCAGGGCGGGACGAGTTTACGGATTTTGCATGGCCTGAACCGGTTCTCGGAGGATATCGATTTTATCTTGCGCGAGCCGAATCCGGGTTTCAGGTGGCAACCCTATCTGGAGAATATTGCGAAGACCTGTGAAGAGTTTGGTATTGCGCCGGAGGTGCTGGACAGGCAGCACATGGATCAACATGTCAAGGCGGCGTTGATCAAGGATACCTCCATCGCCAATCAATTGAATTTGAGTTTTTTTAATAATCAGCGTGGCAAGAAACTGACAATCAAGTTGGAGATTGATGCCAATCCGCCGAGAGGGTCTGGTTTTGAATTTACCTATCTTGATTTCCCGGTCGATTATGAGGTTTGCCATCAGGACCTGGGCAGTAATTTTGCCCTGAAAACACATGCCCTGTTATGTCGCCCTTACATCAAAGGACGCGATTGGTATGACTTTAACTGGTATGTGGCGCAGGGGATTACTCCCAAGCTGGAGCTGCTGAAGAATGCGCTGTTTCAGTATGGGCCGTGGCAGGGGCAAAATTTGAATGTGGATCGGGAATGGCTGGTGAAAACCTTGGGCGAAAAAATCGCAGCGATTAACTGGCTGGATGCCGCCGAAGATGTTGAACGCTTCCTGAAGCCGGTCGAACAGAAGAGCCTGACGCTGTGGAGCGAGAAGTTCTTTGTTAATAAGTTACATCAACTGGCGGCGTATTGA
- a CDS encoding type IV toxin-antitoxin system AbiEi family antitoxin domain-containing protein, with product MTPLAKQLINQGQANHVLNDRQLARLLGGSDESRYGLVNRALKAGDLVRVKRGIYVLADELRDKPVHPFALAQHLEPGSYVSGESALSFHGWIPEAVHVVLSVVPKGKSVSYEHERLGKFEFRRMTTNTGYFLQSVARHELQQQVALIAEPLRALMDLVYLRKLAWQGLDFLTRGMRIDEQQLRTVTSLDITRLLDVYKGKREQAFLSELQRSLGL from the coding sequence GTGACACCGTTAGCCAAACAGCTTATTAACCAGGGGCAGGCCAATCATGTCTTAAATGACCGGCAACTGGCACGCCTGCTGGGCGGCAGTGACGAGAGCCGCTACGGGCTGGTGAATCGCGCCTTGAAGGCGGGCGATCTGGTCAGGGTGAAACGGGGTATTTATGTGCTGGCAGATGAATTGCGCGATAAGCCGGTACACCCCTTTGCCCTGGCGCAGCATTTGGAACCTGGCAGTTACGTGAGCGGGGAGTCGGCACTGAGTTTCCATGGCTGGATTCCGGAGGCGGTACACGTGGTTTTGAGTGTGGTGCCCAAGGGTAAGTCGGTGAGCTACGAACATGAGCGCCTGGGCAAATTTGAGTTTCGGCGCATGACGACTAACACCGGCTACTTCCTGCAATCGGTTGCGCGGCATGAGTTACAGCAGCAGGTGGCGTTGATTGCGGAGCCGCTGCGGGCCTTGATGGACCTGGTGTACTTGCGCAAGCTTGCCTGGCAGGGGCTGGATTTTTTAACGCGTGGCATGCGCATCGATGAGCAGCAACTGCGTACCGTGACATCGTTGGATATCACGAGGTTGTTGGATGTCTACAAAGGCAAAAGGGAGCAGGCGTTCCTTTCAGAACTGCAAAGGTCGTTGGGATTATGA